A region from the Desulfoglaeba alkanexedens ALDC genome encodes:
- a CDS encoding OmpA family protein: MKRNLVLVGLVLVFVITGCAGPRNQTEKGAMIGTGVGAATGAILGQAIGGDTEGTLIGAGIGALAGGIAGGMIGNYMDRQEQDMRRALAGVEDASIRRDQNVLAVTFKSDLFFDVGSSTIKPGAYEEIDRVARVLNDYPQTRIRIEGHTDSTGSEAYNLELSRRRAEAVRDALIARGVHSARLETVGFGESSPVATNDTESGRQLNRRVNVVIVPIEA; the protein is encoded by the coding sequence ATGAAAAGGAATCTTGTGCTTGTGGGGCTGGTGCTCGTCTTTGTCATCACAGGCTGTGCGGGGCCCCGGAATCAAACGGAAAAGGGAGCCATGATCGGAACCGGAGTCGGTGCGGCCACCGGGGCCATCCTGGGTCAAGCCATCGGGGGCGATACGGAAGGGACGCTCATCGGAGCCGGTATCGGCGCCTTGGCGGGAGGCATCGCCGGTGGCATGATCGGAAATTACATGGACCGCCAAGAGCAGGACATGAGACGGGCTTTGGCCGGAGTTGAGGATGCGAGCATCCGGCGCGACCAGAACGTTCTGGCCGTCACCTTCAAATCCGACCTCTTTTTCGACGTAGGTTCGTCGACCATCAAACCCGGTGCTTACGAGGAAATCGACCGCGTAGCCCGCGTTCTCAACGACTATCCGCAGACGCGCATTCGCATCGAAGGGCATACGGACAGCACAGGATCGGAAGCCTACAACCTGGAGCTTTCCCGGCGCCGCGCGGAAGCGGTGAGGGATGCATTGATCGCCCGGGGCGTCCACTCGGCTCGCCTCGAAACGGTCGGGTTCGGTGAATCGAGCCCCGTGGCCACCAACGACACGGAAAGCGGCCGCCAGTTGAATCGGCGTGTGAACGTTGTGATCGTCCCCATCGAAGCGTAA
- a CDS encoding DnaJ domain-containing protein encodes MKDYYKILGVPRSESIDGIRAAFRNLAKKHHPDKRGAEETRNFQEITEAYSVLSDPESRKRYNEKLKESENLRRAGPRWKDPPTVRRSVEHDVTLPAAGLSEWFSDIFDEVFHDLFEFGFSGPCSRSVREAELVLSREEAERGGDLSVPVARSCPVCGGTGRRGGYWCPRCAGAGEVESDRTIRVRIPAGVRNGAVLQLSVEVPQGRPLNLRLHVRVS; translated from the coding sequence ATGAAAGACTACTACAAGATCCTGGGAGTGCCCAGGTCGGAGAGCATCGACGGCATCAGGGCGGCGTTCCGGAACCTGGCGAAGAAACACCATCCCGACAAGCGTGGAGCGGAAGAAACGCGGAACTTCCAGGAAATCACCGAAGCCTACAGCGTGCTTTCCGATCCTGAATCGCGGAAACGGTATAACGAAAAGCTGAAGGAGAGCGAAAACCTCCGGCGGGCGGGTCCGCGGTGGAAGGACCCGCCCACGGTTCGACGTTCCGTCGAGCACGACGTGACGCTCCCGGCGGCTGGACTCTCGGAATGGTTTTCGGACATCTTCGACGAAGTTTTCCACGACCTTTTCGAATTCGGCTTCTCTGGGCCGTGCAGCCGGTCCGTTCGGGAGGCGGAACTGGTGCTGAGCCGTGAAGAAGCAGAACGGGGCGGGGATCTCTCCGTTCCGGTGGCGCGATCCTGCCCGGTCTGCGGCGGAACGGGAAGACGTGGAGGCTACTGGTGCCCGCGGTGCGCCGGAGCGGGCGAGGTGGAAAGCGACAGGACCATCCGGGTGCGCATACCGGCGGGGGTGCGTAACGGCGCCGTCTTGCAACTTTCGGTAGAAGTTCCGCAGGGGCGGCCTTTGAACCTTAGGCTGCATGTCCGAGTTTCATGA
- the glyS gene encoding glycine--tRNA ligase subunit beta, with amino-acid sequence MVREFYLEIGSEEIPTGYVLPALEAMSVQMTRFLDDHRVAHGAPRTFGTPRRLCLWLPEVADHQESRSVEIIGPPRNAAFDAEGRPTKAAQGFAKSQGLAVEDLQVKSTPKGEYICAVREETGLPTRELLEQMLPDFIAHIPFPKSMRWGSLAVTFARPIHWIVALLGSEVLRFRYGDVDSGDRSFGHRFMSPEWITVKDPAAHKENLRRHSVVLDHGERREMIRRGVQETAAKVGGTVVEDEDLLDEVTQLVEYPFPLLGEFEAKYLELPPEVPITVMKEHQRYFAVKGADGRLLPHFVTVANTIPRNAALVAAGNARVIRARLEDARFYYEEDLKISLEARAQQLKDVVFHSKLGTSWEKIERFSALARWLGERLAPDRLDVLLRAAHLCKADLVSGMVGEFPELQGVMGRAYAKLQGEPEAVAEAIYEHYLPIRAGGPIPQRLEGALLSMADKIDTIVGCFGVGLLPTGAADPFALRRQTLGIIRIVLEKGLRVSLADLIDRAIPLLGGKMTEPRQAVKDGVLEFFKGRLQHHLVSQYGFPADIVEAVLATGFDDMVDVVARARALTAFRRRPDFESLAVAFKRVANIVKEPEAAPVAADLFREDAERTLHDRFLKAENAVRSSLAAANYDAALEAMAQLRESIDRFFDAVLVMDKDENIRRNRLALLSRISELFSNVADFRKVQTA; translated from the coding sequence ATGGTACGAGAATTTTACCTTGAAATCGGAAGTGAAGAGATCCCGACCGGCTACGTTTTGCCGGCGTTGGAGGCCATGAGCGTGCAAATGACGCGGTTCCTTGACGATCACCGCGTGGCGCACGGCGCTCCTCGGACCTTCGGCACCCCGAGACGTCTTTGCCTGTGGCTGCCCGAAGTGGCGGATCACCAGGAGTCACGTTCCGTGGAAATCATCGGTCCCCCCAGGAATGCGGCCTTCGACGCGGAAGGGCGGCCCACCAAGGCCGCCCAGGGGTTCGCCAAGAGCCAGGGGCTGGCCGTGGAGGACCTCCAGGTGAAGTCGACGCCCAAGGGCGAATACATCTGCGCGGTGCGTGAAGAAACAGGACTCCCGACCCGGGAGCTTTTGGAGCAGATGCTCCCCGATTTCATCGCGCACATCCCCTTCCCCAAGTCCATGCGCTGGGGAAGCCTTGCGGTCACTTTCGCCAGGCCGATTCACTGGATCGTGGCCTTGTTGGGAAGCGAAGTTCTTCGCTTCCGCTACGGTGACGTGGACAGCGGCGACCGTTCCTTTGGGCACCGGTTCATGAGTCCCGAATGGATCACGGTGAAGGATCCGGCGGCCCACAAAGAAAATCTTCGCAGGCATTCGGTGGTGCTGGACCACGGTGAACGCCGGGAAATGATCCGAAGGGGCGTGCAGGAAACCGCGGCGAAGGTCGGCGGCACCGTCGTGGAAGACGAGGACCTGCTCGACGAAGTCACACAGTTGGTGGAGTACCCATTCCCGCTCTTAGGGGAATTCGAGGCCAAGTACCTGGAGCTTCCCCCCGAAGTGCCCATCACGGTGATGAAGGAACACCAGCGTTACTTCGCGGTGAAAGGCGCCGACGGAAGGCTCCTCCCTCATTTCGTCACGGTGGCCAACACCATTCCCCGAAACGCCGCGCTGGTAGCCGCCGGCAACGCCCGGGTCATCCGCGCGCGCCTCGAAGACGCCCGCTTCTACTACGAGGAAGACCTGAAGATCTCCCTAGAAGCCCGCGCGCAGCAACTCAAAGACGTGGTTTTTCATTCCAAGCTGGGAACCAGCTGGGAAAAGATAGAGCGGTTTTCGGCTTTGGCCCGCTGGCTGGGCGAACGGCTGGCTCCGGATCGCCTGGACGTCCTGCTTCGAGCGGCGCATCTTTGCAAGGCGGACCTGGTGAGCGGCATGGTGGGTGAATTTCCGGAACTCCAGGGCGTCATGGGAAGGGCCTACGCCAAGCTGCAGGGAGAACCGGAGGCCGTCGCGGAAGCCATCTACGAACACTATCTGCCCATTCGAGCCGGCGGGCCCATTCCGCAACGATTGGAAGGGGCGCTCCTCAGCATGGCGGACAAGATCGACACCATCGTCGGCTGCTTCGGCGTCGGGCTGCTGCCGACGGGAGCCGCCGACCCCTTCGCTCTGCGCCGCCAGACGCTTGGAATCATCAGGATCGTCCTGGAGAAGGGATTGCGGGTTTCCCTGGCCGACCTGATCGACCGGGCCATCCCGCTGCTGGGCGGCAAAATGACGGAGCCTCGCCAGGCGGTCAAGGACGGCGTGCTTGAATTTTTCAAAGGGCGCCTCCAGCACCACCTGGTGAGCCAGTACGGGTTTCCGGCGGATATCGTTGAGGCGGTTCTGGCGACCGGTTTCGATGACATGGTGGACGTGGTGGCCCGAGCGAGGGCGCTCACCGCCTTTCGCCGGCGGCCCGACTTCGAAAGTCTGGCGGTGGCGTTCAAGCGGGTGGCCAACATCGTGAAAGAACCCGAAGCGGCTCCCGTGGCCGCGGACCTTTTCCGCGAAGACGCCGAGAGAACCCTCCACGACCGGTTCCTCAAGGCGGAAAACGCCGTCCGATCGTCTCTCGCGGCGGCCAACTACGACGCCGCTCTCGAAGCCATGGCGCAGCTTCGCGAATCTATCGACCGTTTCTTCGACGCCGTACTCGTCATGGACAAAGACGAGAACATCCGCCGAAATCGGCTGGCGCTCCTCAGCCGCATTTCGGAACTCTTCTCCAACGTGGCCGATTTTCGAAAAGTTCAGACGGCTTGA
- the glyQ gene encoding glycine--tRNA ligase subunit alpha translates to MMFQELIHALSRFWSDRGCVIQQPYDLEVGAGTFNPATFLRVLGPEPWQVAYVEPSRRPTDGRYGENPNRLQHYYQYQVILKPSPPDSQGLYLESLRSFGIDPLDHDIRFVEDDWESPTLGASGLGWEVWLDGMEITQFTYFQQAGGITLSPVSVELTYGLERIAMYLQGVDNVYDLAWNEKIRYGDVHHQGEVEWSHYNFEQADVDMLFKLFGMYESESVRMSERGLVLPCYDYCLKCSHVFNLLDARGAISVTERTNYIARVRNLARLAAHGYVVQREAMGFPLLKKA, encoded by the coding sequence ATGATGTTTCAGGAGCTTATCCATGCATTGAGCCGGTTCTGGTCGGACCGAGGGTGCGTCATTCAGCAGCCTTACGACCTGGAAGTGGGTGCCGGCACCTTCAACCCGGCCACTTTCTTGCGGGTGTTGGGTCCTGAACCGTGGCAAGTGGCCTACGTGGAACCTTCTCGACGGCCCACCGACGGCCGCTACGGCGAAAACCCCAACCGCCTTCAGCACTACTATCAATACCAGGTGATCCTGAAACCGTCGCCTCCCGATTCCCAGGGGCTCTACCTGGAGAGCCTCCGAAGCTTCGGGATCGATCCGCTGGACCACGACATCCGTTTTGTGGAAGACGACTGGGAATCGCCGACACTCGGCGCTTCGGGCCTTGGCTGGGAAGTCTGGCTCGACGGCATGGAGATCACACAGTTTACCTATTTTCAGCAGGCGGGCGGCATCACCCTCAGCCCCGTAAGCGTCGAACTGACCTACGGCCTGGAACGGATCGCCATGTACCTTCAAGGCGTGGACAATGTCTACGACCTGGCCTGGAACGAAAAGATCCGTTACGGCGACGTCCACCACCAGGGCGAAGTGGAATGGTCTCACTATAATTTCGAACAGGCCGACGTAGACATGCTCTTCAAGCTCTTCGGCATGTACGAGTCGGAATCCGTGCGCATGAGCGAAAGGGGACTGGTGCTTCCCTGCTACGATTACTGCCTCAAGTGCTCCCATGTTTTCAACCTGCTGGACGCGCGCGGGGCCATCAGCGTCACCGAACGGACCAACTACATCGCGCGGGTCCGCAACCTGGCCCGCCTCGCCGCGCACGGCTACGTAGTTCAGAGGGAAGCCATGGGCTTTCCCCTGCTCAAGAAAGCATGA
- a CDS encoding transposase family protein, whose amino-acid sequence METVEKPGLMEDLSFVTDPRVVAKTRHKLIDIVVITLCAVLAGADEWTEIAEFGRIQCTSRSLKEVIL is encoded by the coding sequence ATGGAGACTGTAGAGAAACCGGGGCTTATGGAGGATTTGTCGTTCGTCACAGATCCTCGAGTCGTGGCGAAGACGAGGCACAAGCTGATCGACATCGTTGTGATCACCCTTTGCGCCGTGTTGGCCGGCGCAGACGAGTGGACGGAAATCGCCGAGTTTGGCCGTATCCAGTGTACATCTCGCTCTTTGAAAGAGGTTATTTTATAA
- a CDS encoding HEPN domain-containing protein, giving the protein MPGAGDNRAYLSALDQRRLGENRPATRGATAGRYFYAVFMCHLSIEKALKGLYYKVLDEVPPKTHNLLYLLNKIGKKPEPKLEKFIIKLNTASVATRYPDDLAKIQGAYTD; this is encoded by the coding sequence GTGCCGGGAGCTGGGGATAACCGCGCGTACCTATCAGCGCTGGACCAGAGACGGCTAGGTGAGAACCGACCGGCGACCCGAGGTGCCACGGCCGGTCGTTATTTCTACGCTGTTTTCATGTGCCATTTGTCCATTGAAAAAGCCTTGAAAGGTCTCTACTACAAAGTTTTGGATGAAGTGCCGCCAAAAACACATAATTTGCTTTATCTGTTGAATAAGATCGGCAAAAAACCTGAACCAAAATTAGAAAAATTCATCATAAAGCTGAATACGGCCAGCGTTGCCACTCGCTACCCGGATGATCTGGCAAAAATACAAGGTGCCTATACCGATTGA
- a CDS encoding methyltransferase domain-containing protein, whose translation MNGPAGGKVTPASIVSEKTAEPGKSPVQTAWDRTRRIKGHVVGFYAKLHGDPPALPPSPFLGVSLARKLGYPETLLRTIPSELGRSIAPCGNPLALLDAVSGMTILNLGCGCGLDSLAVASEFGGSIEIVNADIVPAALRLGREIAALQGHRMAWICADAERLPFRPESFDLILMNGVFNLFPEKTRLLGCCREALKPEGRLLVTDLFRTGPLPEGFEEEMDAWAWCLNGSCTLEHLRALLELSGFALNGFYDRIEETDVFFRGTISARKEL comes from the coding sequence ATGAACGGGCCCGCCGGCGGGAAAGTCACCCCCGCCTCGATCGTTTCCGAAAAGACCGCCGAACCCGGAAAAAGTCCTGTGCAAACGGCGTGGGATCGCACCCGGCGCATCAAGGGCCACGTGGTCGGCTTCTACGCGAAGCTCCACGGCGACCCGCCGGCACTACCCCCGTCACCGTTCCTCGGCGTTTCCCTCGCCCGGAAACTCGGCTACCCGGAAACTCTCCTTCGAACGATCCCCTCTGAGCTCGGCCGCTCCATTGCGCCCTGCGGCAACCCGCTCGCCCTTTTAGACGCCGTTTCCGGCATGACCATTTTGAACCTGGGGTGCGGATGCGGCCTGGATTCCCTGGCCGTCGCCTCGGAGTTCGGCGGCTCCATCGAGATCGTTAACGCGGATATCGTGCCGGCCGCCCTGCGGCTCGGGCGCGAAATCGCCGCCCTCCAGGGTCACCGGATGGCATGGATCTGTGCCGACGCCGAAAGACTCCCCTTCCGCCCTGAATCCTTCGACCTCATCCTGATGAACGGCGTCTTCAACCTCTTTCCGGAAAAAACGAGGCTTCTCGGCTGTTGCCGGGAAGCCCTCAAACCGGAAGGCCGTCTCCTGGTAACCGATCTTTTCCGAACCGGGCCGCTTCCCGAGGGCTTCGAAGAAGAAATGGACGCCTGGGCCTGGTGCCTGAACGGCTCCTGCACACTCGAGCACCTGAGGGCGCTCCTGGAACTATCTGGCTTTGCTCTGAACGGCTTTTACGACCGGATCGAAGAAACGGATGTGTTCTTCCGGGGGACGATTTCCGCAAGGAAGGAACTGTAA
- a CDS encoding antibiotic biosynthesis monooxygenase family protein, whose amino-acid sequence MAVRVFIEREIDPGNEIKLHNLLLKLRAKAIQARGYISGQTLRSVDDPNRFLVISTWNSLEEWRNWENDPDRKAIQEEIDKLLRVPSRVSVYVYE is encoded by the coding sequence ATGGCCGTTCGAGTCTTTATTGAGCGAGAGATCGATCCCGGAAACGAAATCAAGCTCCATAACCTGCTCCTCAAGCTGCGGGCCAAGGCCATCCAGGCCCGGGGATACATCTCGGGACAAACGCTTCGGTCCGTGGACGACCCCAACCGCTTTCTCGTCATCAGCACCTGGAATTCCCTGGAGGAATGGAGAAACTGGGAAAACGACCCCGACCGTAAAGCGATCCAGGAGGAGATCGATAAACTACTTCGCGTTCCTTCCAGGGTGTCCGTTTATGTTTACGAGTGA
- a CDS encoding epoxyqueuosine reductase QueH, translating to MARILLHTCCGPCTFYPLDRLRAAGWEVRGFFFNPNIHPYQEFQRRLEALQAVSEQESLPLIVRSDYPLEQFLRSVAFREGDRCLICYTLRLEAAARCAAKSRFDAFTTTLLYSKRQKHELARHIAENASKKYGIPFYYEDFREGWKAGQARAEKSGIYRQLYCGCIYSEKERFFISPSRRRTARKASDRFPAGGDTE from the coding sequence ATGGCTCGCATTTTGCTCCACACCTGCTGCGGCCCCTGCACCTTCTACCCGTTGGACCGTCTCCGGGCCGCCGGCTGGGAGGTCCGCGGCTTTTTCTTCAATCCGAACATTCACCCCTACCAGGAATTCCAGCGGCGCTTGGAAGCGCTGCAAGCCGTTTCCGAGCAGGAGAGTCTTCCGCTCATCGTCCGAAGCGACTACCCGCTGGAGCAGTTTCTAAGAAGCGTCGCCTTCCGCGAAGGCGACCGGTGCCTCATCTGCTACACGCTTCGACTGGAAGCCGCGGCGCGCTGCGCCGCCAAGAGCCGCTTCGACGCCTTCACGACCACACTCCTTTACAGCAAGCGACAGAAGCATGAGCTGGCCCGGCACATCGCCGAAAACGCATCGAAAAAATACGGAATTCCCTTTTACTACGAAGATTTTCGTGAAGGCTGGAAAGCGGGGCAGGCGCGCGCCGAAAAGTCGGGAATCTATCGTCAGCTCTACTGCGGCTGCATCTACAGTGAAAAGGAACGCTTCTTCATCTCCCCTTCACGCCGCAGGACCGCCCGGAAAGCCTCCGATCGATTCCCCGCCGGCGGCGACACCGAATGA